One window of the Roseovarius sp. THAF9 genome contains the following:
- a CDS encoding XRE family transcriptional regulator — MQRICEFFDVDARILLEPVESIFATSPELLGHSFLSGFFGASPTAVPEEMFPSGFYSFVRRSFIDDTLFTIGLVHVHREAPYTFLRGFEPRDAMRNQGLSTEPSNREFRGLIMRQEEGVAALVTHRNSLACSFNFLTPETSFQSNIWEGYATRTVREKVTGRRAARMVYEYLGPGLTKALPVARQAGLVALEDVPVFHARLLRLKEEFR; from the coding sequence TTGCAAAGAATCTGCGAGTTCTTCGATGTGGATGCCCGGATCCTTCTGGAACCGGTCGAGTCGATCTTCGCGACGTCGCCCGAACTTCTGGGGCATTCTTTCCTGTCAGGCTTTTTCGGCGCGTCGCCCACCGCCGTGCCCGAAGAGATGTTTCCCAGCGGCTTCTACAGTTTCGTCCGGCGGTCCTTCATCGACGACACCCTGTTTACCATCGGTCTTGTCCACGTCCACCGCGAGGCGCCCTATACGTTCCTGCGCGGCTTCGAGCCGCGTGATGCGATGCGCAACCAGGGTCTTTCTACCGAACCCTCAAACCGGGAGTTCCGCGGCCTGATCATGCGGCAGGAGGAAGGCGTGGCGGCGCTGGTCACGCACCGCAATTCGCTGGCCTGTTCGTTCAATTTCCTGACGCCCGAAACCTCCTTCCAGTCCAATATCTGGGAAGGGTATGCGACACGCACCGTGCGCGAGAAAGTGACCGGGCGGCGCGCGGCTCGTATGGTATATGAATACCTTGGTCCGGGGCTGACCAAGGCGCTGCCGGTCGCGCGGCAAGCCGGGCTTGTGGCTCTGGAAGACGTGCCGGTATTTCATGCGCGCCTGCTGCGCCTGAAAGAGGAATTCCGCTAG
- a CDS encoding aromatic ring-hydroxylating dioxygenase subunit alpha, which produces MSATFTDLSAVRASVDKANGLPNAHYIDPAIYAEERQALLYTQWAGLSVAADVPEPGDAKPIEFLGMPLLLLRDKDGDVRVFQNICRHRGMILVEEPRKIEGAIRCPYHSWCYSTKGKLVSTPHVGGPGHNTHDAIKRDDLGLIEVRSHVWRDVVWVNVSGDAPDFEEAMKEVIARWSEFELPVYHGGFDSKIEFEVNTNWKLAVENYCESYHLPWVHPGLNSYSKLEDHYNIEEPGAFSGQGTMVYRQLTNENGEKFPDFEGVGAKWNEQAEYIAVYPNVLLGVHRDHAFAIILEPKGPEKTVEHIHLYYSVPDSDEGLRMRNTQLWKTVFEEDIFVVEGMQRGRHADQFDGGRFSPVMDSPTHCFHAWVAGKIEAYRGMGKAAE; this is translated from the coding sequence ATGTCTGCAACGTTCACCGATCTGTCTGCCGTTCGCGCCAGTGTCGACAAGGCCAACGGCCTTCCCAACGCCCATTACATCGACCCCGCCATCTACGCCGAGGAGCGGCAGGCGCTGCTTTATACGCAATGGGCCGGGCTGTCGGTCGCGGCCGATGTGCCGGAGCCGGGTGACGCCAAGCCGATCGAGTTTCTGGGGATGCCCTTGCTACTGCTGCGCGACAAGGATGGCGATGTCCGGGTGTTTCAGAACATCTGCCGTCACCGGGGCATGATCCTGGTGGAAGAGCCGCGCAAGATCGAAGGCGCGATACGCTGTCCCTATCATTCGTGGTGCTATTCCACCAAGGGCAAGCTGGTCTCGACCCCGCATGTGGGCGGGCCCGGTCACAACACGCACGACGCCATCAAGCGCGACGATCTGGGCCTGATCGAGGTGCGCAGCCACGTGTGGCGCGATGTCGTGTGGGTCAATGTCTCGGGCGATGCGCCGGACTTCGAGGAGGCCATGAAGGAGGTCATCGCGCGCTGGTCGGAATTTGAATTGCCGGTCTATCACGGCGGGTTCGACAGCAAGATCGAGTTCGAGGTCAATACCAACTGGAAGCTGGCGGTAGAGAACTATTGCGAGAGCTACCACCTGCCCTGGGTGCATCCGGGGCTCAACAGCTACTCCAAGCTGGAGGACCACTACAACATCGAGGAGCCCGGTGCATTCTCGGGTCAGGGTACGATGGTCTATCGTCAACTGACCAACGAGAACGGCGAAAAATTCCCTGATTTTGAAGGGGTTGGGGCGAAGTGGAATGAACAGGCGGAGTATATCGCGGTTTACCCGAACGTTCTGCTGGGTGTGCATCGCGACCATGCCTTCGCCATCATCCTGGAGCCCAAAGGCCCCGAGAAGACGGTCGAGCATATCCACCTCTACTATTCGGTGCCCGATAGTGATGAAGGGCTGCGGATGCGTAACACGCAGCTTTGGAAGACGGTGTTCGAAGAGGACATCTTTGTGGTCGAAGGCATGCAGCGAGGGCGGCACGCGGACCAGTTCGACGGGGGCCGTTTCTCGCCGGTGATGGACAGCCCGACCCATTGTTTTCACGCCTGGGTCGCCGGCAAGATCGAGGCCTATCGGGGTATGGGAAAGGCGGCGGAATGA
- a CDS encoding RlmE family RNA methyltransferase, translating to MAKTPTGKGPTGKNTSGRGQRDLTVKVKTAKGRRSSSTRWLQRQLNDPYVKRAQAEGYRGRAAYKIMELDDKFRFLVPGARVVDLGCAPGGWCQVAVPRVNALGEKSGKAQGYILGIDLQEVEPIAGCELHVLDFMEDDADDKVKEWLGGKADVVMSDMAASSSGHKQTDHLRIIALCEAAAYLAFDVLEEGGTFVSKVLAGGAEGDLQKLLKQRFTKVANVKPPASRSDSSEKFVVATGFRG from the coding sequence ATGGCCAAGACACCCACCGGAAAGGGTCCCACGGGCAAGAACACCTCTGGCCGCGGCCAGCGCGACCTGACCGTCAAGGTCAAGACCGCCAAGGGCCGGCGCAGCAGTTCCACCCGCTGGCTGCAACGGCAGCTCAATGACCCTTACGTCAAACGCGCCCAGGCGGAAGGCTATCGCGGCCGCGCCGCCTACAAGATCATGGAGCTTGACGACAAGTTCCGCTTTCTGGTCCCCGGCGCGCGCGTCGTCGACCTTGGTTGCGCCCCCGGCGGCTGGTGCCAGGTGGCCGTGCCGCGCGTGAATGCACTGGGCGAGAAATCCGGCAAGGCTCAGGGCTATATCCTCGGCATCGACCTGCAAGAGGTCGAACCCATCGCGGGTTGCGAACTGCACGTGCTCGACTTCATGGAAGACGACGCCGACGACAAGGTGAAGGAATGGCTCGGCGGGAAGGCGGATGTGGTCATGTCCGACATGGCCGCGTCTTCCTCGGGCCACAAGCAGACCGACCACTTGCGCATCATCGCGCTGTGCGAGGCCGCGGCCTATCTCGCCTTCGACGTGCTGGAAGAGGGCGGCACCTTTGTCTCTAAGGTGCTGGCCGGAGGGGCCGAGGGCGATCTGCAGAAATTGCTGAAGCAACGCTTCACAAAGGTGGCCAACGTCAAGCCACCCGCTTCACGTTCCGACAGTTCCGAGAAGTTCGTGGTCGCTACGGGCTTCCGGGGCTAA
- a CDS encoding phage tail protein, with amino-acid sequence MTQDTPDQTSWPLPKFSFLVSWDDTELSFQEVSGLDAESDVIDYRAGNSKVFSAIKMPGVQKTSNITLKRGVVTGDHGVWDWFNAIKMNTISRKSVTIALVDETGKPTMTWTLQNAFPVKISSTDLKAEGNEVAIETLEIAHEGIEIASR; translated from the coding sequence ATGACGCAGGATACGCCGGATCAGACCTCATGGCCGCTGCCGAAGTTCAGCTTTCTCGTCTCGTGGGACGACACCGAGCTCAGCTTTCAGGAGGTCTCCGGCCTTGATGCCGAGAGTGACGTGATCGACTATCGTGCGGGCAACTCCAAGGTTTTCTCCGCAATCAAAATGCCGGGCGTGCAAAAGACATCGAATATCACGCTGAAACGCGGTGTCGTGACCGGTGATCACGGCGTCTGGGACTGGTTCAACGCGATCAAAATGAACACGATCTCGCGCAAATCGGTCACCATCGCGCTGGTGGACGAGACGGGCAAACCGACGATGACGTGGACCTTGCAGAATGCTTTCCCCGTCAAGATCAGCAGCACCGATCTCAAGGCCGAGGGCAACGAGGTCGCCATCGAGACGTTGGAAATCGCCCATGAGGGCATAGAGATAGCGAGCAGGTAG